The Betaproteobacteria bacterium genome contains the following window.
ACGTCGGTATAGGCGAGCTGTGTCTGCTGCAGGGCAAGCTCGGTGCGTGCGGATTCGACGCGTTCGGCGGCGGCTTCCACCTTGCGCCGTGCCTCGGCGATCTCGAGCGGTCCCTGCCGCGCCAGCGCAAGCTGGGCCTGTGCTTCGCGTCCGCGCTGGTCCGCGGCCTGTGCCAGCGCCTCCGCCGCCTTCACGCGCGCGAGATCGCTTCTCGCCTGCGCGAGCTTTGTCGTCGCCTGGGCATGCTGCGCGGTTGCGGTGGCGAGCGACGTCTGCTTCGCGTCGCGCTCTTCCGGCGCCACGGCGCGGTCCTCGACCAGCGCGTTCCAGCGCTCCGCGGTGACCCGCGCAAAGTCGAGATTCGCCTGCGACGCCTGCAATCCCTGCTCGGCGAGCCTGACATCGTGCGCGAACGTGGCGCGCACCTGGGTGAGGTTGTGCGCGGTGGACTGACTCTGGCTCTGCGCGACCGCGAGCTGATGCTCCGCCGCGGCGATCTGCTGCGGCACCTGGGCTTCGAGACGCTCCAGCGCTGCCACTGCCGTCGCGTGGTCCGCTTCCGCGACCTTCAGCGCGGCCCCGGCCTGCGCCACCTTGTGCTGGTACGGAACGGGGTCGATGCGGGCGAGCAGCTGGCCGCGAACGATGGGCTGGCTGTCCGCGACCAGCATCTCGGTGATCTGCCCTTCGACGCGCGGCGCGAGCTCGACCATGTCGGACTCGATGAAGGCATCGTCGGTGATGGAGTGCGTGAGCCGGTAGCCGACCCACCAGACGAGCAACACCAGCAGCACCAAGCCGGCGAGGCCAACAGCGATCAGCGCGGGCCGCGATTGCAGCAACGCGTGCGCAGGATGCTGGGTGGCAGCGGGTTCCGGCAAAGAAACAGTCCCCTTACGGCCCCGCGGGGCGGGGCGAAGCGAGGGGAATTAGACACGATTTCCCGTACCGTTGCAGCCTCGGGGGCGCGCGAGCACACCGGCGTGAGTGCCGCTGAAAGCGCCAACCCGTGGGCGAACTTCATCCGAGTGGCGCGTCCGG
Protein-coding sequences here:
- a CDS encoding HlyD family secretion protein — protein: MLQSRPALIAVGLAGLVLLVLLVWWVGYRLTHSITDDAFIESDMVELAPRVEGQITEMLVADSQPIVRGQLLARIDPVPYQHKVAQAGAALKVAEADHATAVAALERLEAQVPQQIAAAEHQLAVAQSQSQSTAHNLTQVRATFAHDVRLAEQGLQASQANLDFARVTAERWNALVEDRAVAPEERDAKQTSLATATAQHAQATTKLAQARSDLARVKAAEALAQAADQRGREAQAQLALARQGPLEIAEARRKVEAAAERVESARTELALQQTQLAYTDVVAPFDGVVAKRFKFRGDFGTPGVPIFSLYDTENLYVTAHLEETKLKGVGAGHPVRVAVDAFSEPFEGHVLWVGKATGAQFALIPRDVSTGEFTKIIQRVPVRVVVERDERWSQLRPGLSATVAISHSGPSDAPGAATPSAPANAASPPAQ